From the Rhodanobacter soli genome, one window contains:
- a CDS encoding TonB-dependent receptor plug domain-containing protein, whose protein sequence is MKRTLVISLAGLALSPIAAALAQSAQPTDTPQTQTQTATQNSQATQNPPAPTGQNVQELQSVTVTGSAIPRVDLETPSPVTVITAAQIERSGLKTVNDVVRAISADNSGSIPTAFTAGFAAGSAGVALRGLTVNSTLVLIDGRRSANYPLADDGQRTFVDLNTIPVNAIERIDVLKDGASSLYGADAIAGVVNIILKHDFKGLQATADVGTSQKGGGTTRRATLLFGGGDLAKDGWNAYGSIEAQNDNRIWARDRGYPYNSTDLSRIGGSDATNGQPGFNAGSIYGMVRPAVLGPNGPGGMLTGTAVDGSLWQPLRPCGPDTTPVTNDLGSGCEQNFVSQYTDLQPKEKRLGAYGRLTIKVGDTSEAYLGASVYSNKTEVAGAPPQIRAGTPVNTRSIVLPVTLPDGSDNPNNPFDQPALITYAFGGIRGGAKQDNNNTRLVGGIHGTMGEWNYDSALVFNHNDLTVDNYGFLNYNKLVQVVNDGSYNFLDPSQNSPQLLAELAPVLHKKSTTDLQSIDFHVSRPLVDLPGGSLGFATGVDVRHEEQHDPDLNPGLQAQGLGVAHTFGKRTVSGAYAELDAPFLESLEVDASGRFDHYSDFGNNFSPKIGFKWKPTESLAVRGTWSKGFRAPSFAENGSSESEGFATYTVPDDYAAAHGNNAYVRPYGLAYDTIGNPNIKPERSKSWTFGVVYQPIEQLSASLDYYDIKKTGVIGQQDTQAVLDAYFAGQPLPPNSAVIADVPDPEHPDLLPKPVVVMAPYVNQNSLQTKGIDLDLIGNFDLGAGAKLRSEFSATRIFEWNLTLQDGTVERFVGTHGPYALSSGAGTPRDRASWSNSLSFGKATVTGTFYYTSAITMTAPDNGEGCISVDDNGNPFPPSCHVASFTTFDLTGSYDFNDHFALTASILNAFNREAPFDPSNYAGNNYNPTWAQAGMVGRFYTVGVKYKM, encoded by the coding sequence ATGAAACGTACGCTTGTCATTTCGCTGGCGGGCCTGGCCCTGTCCCCGATAGCTGCAGCCCTTGCGCAAAGCGCACAGCCCACCGACACCCCGCAGACCCAGACCCAGACCGCTACGCAGAATTCGCAGGCTACGCAAAACCCGCCTGCACCCACCGGCCAGAACGTGCAGGAGTTGCAGTCCGTCACGGTGACCGGCTCGGCGATCCCGCGCGTCGACCTGGAGACGCCCTCGCCGGTCACCGTGATCACCGCCGCACAGATCGAACGCAGCGGCCTGAAGACCGTCAACGACGTGGTGCGCGCGATATCCGCGGACAACAGCGGTTCGATTCCCACGGCCTTCACCGCGGGATTCGCCGCGGGTTCCGCCGGCGTCGCGCTGCGCGGCCTGACCGTGAACTCGACCCTGGTGCTGATCGATGGCCGCCGCTCGGCCAATTACCCGCTGGCGGACGACGGCCAGCGCACCTTCGTCGACCTCAACACGATCCCGGTGAACGCGATCGAGCGCATCGACGTGCTGAAAGACGGCGCCTCCTCGCTGTACGGCGCCGACGCGATCGCCGGCGTCGTCAACATCATTCTCAAGCATGACTTCAAGGGGCTGCAGGCGACGGCCGATGTCGGCACGTCGCAGAAAGGTGGCGGCACCACGCGCCGCGCCACCCTGCTGTTCGGCGGCGGCGATCTCGCGAAGGACGGCTGGAATGCCTATGGCAGCATCGAGGCGCAGAACGACAATCGCATCTGGGCGCGCGACCGCGGCTATCCGTACAACTCCACCGACCTCAGCCGGATCGGCGGCAGCGACGCCACGAACGGCCAGCCCGGTTTCAACGCCGGCTCGATCTACGGCATGGTCCGGCCGGCCGTGCTCGGTCCGAACGGACCGGGCGGCATGCTGACCGGCACCGCGGTCGACGGCTCGCTGTGGCAGCCGCTGCGCCCCTGCGGTCCGGACACGACACCGGTGACCAATGACCTCGGCAGCGGTTGCGAGCAGAACTTCGTCAGCCAGTACACCGACCTGCAGCCGAAGGAGAAGCGCCTCGGCGCCTACGGCCGCCTGACCATCAAGGTCGGTGATACCAGCGAGGCCTATCTGGGTGCCAGCGTGTACAGCAACAAGACCGAGGTCGCCGGCGCCCCGCCGCAGATCCGCGCGGGCACGCCGGTCAACACGCGTTCGATCGTCCTGCCGGTGACCCTGCCGGACGGCTCGGACAATCCGAACAATCCGTTCGACCAGCCCGCGCTGATCACCTATGCGTTCGGCGGCATCCGGGGCGGCGCGAAGCAGGACAACAACAACACGCGTCTGGTCGGCGGCATCCACGGCACCATGGGCGAATGGAATTACGACAGCGCGCTGGTGTTCAACCACAACGACTTGACCGTCGACAACTATGGTTTCCTCAACTACAACAAGCTGGTCCAGGTCGTGAACGACGGCAGCTACAATTTCCTCGATCCGTCGCAGAATTCGCCGCAGCTGCTCGCCGAGCTGGCGCCGGTGCTGCACAAGAAATCGACCACCGACCTGCAGTCGATCGACTTCCACGTTTCGCGCCCCCTGGTGGACCTGCCCGGCGGCTCGCTGGGCTTTGCCACCGGCGTCGACGTGCGCCACGAGGAGCAGCACGATCCGGATCTGAACCCGGGGCTGCAGGCCCAGGGCCTCGGTGTGGCGCATACCTTCGGCAAGCGCACCGTGTCCGGCGCCTACGCCGAGCTCGACGCGCCCTTCCTGGAATCGCTGGAAGTCGATGCCTCCGGCCGCTTCGACCACTACTCCGACTTCGGCAACAACTTCTCGCCGAAGATCGGCTTCAAGTGGAAGCCGACCGAATCGCTGGCGGTCCGCGGCACCTGGTCCAAGGGCTTCCGCGCGCCGAGCTTTGCCGAGAACGGCTCCAGCGAATCGGAGGGCTTCGCTACCTACACGGTGCCGGACGACTATGCCGCGGCGCACGGCAACAACGCCTATGTGCGGCCCTACGGACTCGCCTACGACACCATCGGCAACCCGAACATCAAGCCGGAACGTTCCAAGAGCTGGACCTTCGGCGTGGTCTACCAGCCGATCGAGCAGCTGAGCGCCTCGCTGGACTACTACGACATCAAGAAGACCGGCGTGATCGGCCAGCAGGACACGCAGGCCGTTCTCGATGCGTACTTCGCCGGCCAGCCGCTGCCGCCGAACTCGGCCGTCATCGCCGACGTCCCCGACCCTGAGCATCCGGACCTGCTGCCGAAGCCGGTCGTGGTGATGGCGCCGTACGTCAATCAGAACTCGCTGCAGACCAAGGGCATCGACCTTGACCTAATCGGCAATTTCGATCTCGGCGCCGGCGCGAAGCTGCGCAGCGAGTTCAGCGCCACGCGCATCTTCGAGTGGAACCTGACCCTGCAGGACGGCACGGTGGAGCGCTTCGTCGGCACGCATGGGCCGTACGCGCTGTCCTCGGGCGCGGGCACGCCACGCGACCGCGCGTCCTGGTCGAACAGCCTCAGCTTCGGCAAGGCGACCGTCACCGGCACGTTCTACTACACCAGTGCCATCACCATGACCGCGCCGGACAACGGCGAGGGCTGCATCTCGGTGGACGACAACGGCAACCCGTTCCCGCCGAGCTGCCATGTGGCTTCGTTCACCACGTTCGACCTGACCGGAAGCTACGACTTCAACGACCACTTCGCGTTGACCGCATCGATCCTGAATGCCTTCAATCGCGAAGCGCCGTTCGACCCGAGCAATTACGCAGGCAACAACTACAACCCGACCTGGGCGCAGGCCGGCATGGTCGGCCGGTTCTACACGGTGGGAGTGAAGTACAAGATGTAA
- a CDS encoding murein hydrolase activator EnvC family protein, which produces MPKPARFAARPVHCLMFAALLGCLAITPLQARQDSKSEQAEAKQKLAELRHKMEALAKEQADTAARRDSVNAELAKQANALAGAARAVRQTDAELAAKQQQLDQLQQQRTALKQTLDSQRAAIADLLRATYALGHGSDLRLLLGDEDVARIARALIYSKYFQQDRVQRVQRLMADLAKLQELEDAITAEQRALQATRTQREQQAAALAKQRAAQQKLAAETDAQYKDQAQRLAALKQNAQSLNNLLDKLQKAIDEAAARAAAERAAAIRKHPGRKPPPPLEVGGAGANIRGNLPWPASGVVNSYGNGVLIKASGGSEIHAVARGRVIYAGFLRGYGMLLILNHGNGWMSMYGNNETLLHDVGDQVEAGQAIGTASPPTGANTGVYFELRRNNQPVDPRSWLSQRR; this is translated from the coding sequence ATGCCCAAACCTGCCCGCTTCGCCGCCCGCCCCGTCCACTGCCTGATGTTCGCCGCACTGCTGGGCTGTCTGGCCATCACTCCGCTGCAGGCACGCCAGGACAGCAAGAGCGAACAGGCCGAGGCGAAGCAGAAGCTGGCCGAGCTGCGCCACAAGATGGAGGCGCTCGCCAAGGAGCAGGCCGACACCGCGGCCCGGCGCGACAGCGTCAACGCCGAACTGGCCAAGCAGGCCAACGCGCTGGCCGGTGCAGCGCGCGCGGTACGCCAGACCGATGCCGAGCTGGCTGCCAAGCAGCAGCAGCTGGATCAATTGCAGCAACAGCGCACCGCGCTGAAGCAGACGCTGGACAGCCAGCGTGCCGCGATCGCCGACCTGCTGCGCGCCACCTACGCGCTCGGCCACGGCTCGGACCTGCGCCTGCTGCTGGGCGACGAGGACGTGGCGCGCATCGCGCGCGCGCTGATCTACTCGAAGTACTTCCAGCAGGACCGCGTGCAACGCGTGCAACGGTTGATGGCCGACCTGGCCAAACTGCAGGAATTGGAGGATGCGATCACCGCCGAACAGCGGGCTCTGCAGGCGACCCGGACCCAGCGCGAGCAGCAGGCGGCCGCGCTGGCCAAACAGCGCGCCGCGCAGCAGAAGTTGGCCGCCGAAACCGACGCCCAGTACAAGGACCAGGCGCAGCGGCTGGCCGCGCTGAAGCAGAACGCGCAATCGCTCAACAACCTGCTCGACAAGCTGCAGAAGGCGATCGACGAAGCCGCCGCCCGCGCCGCCGCCGAACGGGCCGCGGCGATCAGGAAGCACCCCGGGCGCAAGCCGCCACCGCCGCTCGAAGTCGGCGGCGCCGGCGCCAACATCCGCGGCAACCTGCCGTGGCCGGCCAGCGGCGTGGTCAACAGCTACGGCAACGGCGTGCTGATCAAGGCCAGCGGCGGCAGCGAGATCCACGCGGTGGCGCGCGGCCGGGTGATCTACGCCGGCTTCCTGCGCGGCTACGGCATGCTGCTGATCCTCAACCACGGCAACGGCTGGATGAGCATGTACGGCAACAATGAGACCCTGCTGCACGACGTCGGCGATCAGGTTGAAGCGGGCCAGGCGATCGGCACCGCCAGCCCGCCCACCGGCGCCAACACCGGCGTCTATTTCGAGCTGCGCCGGAACAATCAGCCGGTCGATCCGCGCAGCTGGCTGAGCCAGCGCCGTTGA
- a CDS encoding S41 family peptidase translates to MAALLLAVPFLLATPDARAQSAPAAAASVAAPPVDLPATNSSADAPARASSTDQVDLDDIRNFSRVYEVVRQAYVEKVDNKTLMKAAITGMLSGLDPHSEYLDKDGLAQLSEDTTGEYSGLGIEVLQVDGGLRIVSPIDDTPAARAGIKPGDSIVKINGTLIDAENVDEMFKQLRGKPGSKIDLTIVHQNSDKLIDLHLVRQNISISSVKVRELEPGYVYVRISQFQDDTAGDLEQKLGQLIAKNGAPKGAVLDLRNNPGGLLTAAVGVSDDFLDAGTIVTTRGRLQDANMSFNAHPGDQLGGAPMIVLTNNGTASAAEIVSGALKDNRRALVMGQRTFGKGVVQTVLPLDAEHAVKITTARYYTPNGTSIQAEGIKPDIALADLTVNPSDRGPVLISSEADLPNHLANENAKAATDINDDGSAADAKLATSDYALSQALNVLKGMALRQPAAVRR, encoded by the coding sequence ATGGCAGCCCTGCTGCTGGCCGTTCCGTTCCTGCTGGCCACGCCGGATGCCCGCGCGCAGAGCGCACCGGCCGCTGCCGCCAGCGTGGCAGCGCCGCCGGTCGACCTGCCGGCCACCAACAGCAGCGCCGACGCACCGGCCCGCGCCAGCTCCACCGACCAGGTGGATCTGGATGACATCCGCAACTTCAGCCGCGTCTACGAAGTGGTGCGCCAGGCGTACGTGGAGAAGGTCGACAACAAGACCCTGATGAAGGCCGCCATCACCGGCATGCTCAGCGGCCTCGACCCGCACAGCGAATACCTGGACAAGGACGGCCTGGCCCAGCTCAGCGAGGACACCACCGGCGAGTACAGCGGCCTCGGCATCGAGGTGCTGCAGGTCGACGGCGGCCTGCGCATCGTCTCGCCGATCGACGACACCCCGGCGGCGCGCGCCGGCATCAAGCCGGGCGACAGCATCGTCAAGATCAACGGCACGCTGATCGACGCAGAGAACGTGGACGAGATGTTCAAGCAGCTGCGCGGCAAGCCGGGCAGCAAGATCGACCTGACCATCGTGCACCAGAACAGCGACAAGCTGATCGACCTGCATCTCGTGCGCCAGAACATCTCGATCAGCAGCGTCAAGGTGCGCGAGCTGGAGCCTGGCTACGTCTACGTGCGGATCAGCCAGTTCCAGGACGACACCGCCGGCGACCTGGAACAGAAGCTGGGGCAGCTGATCGCGAAGAACGGCGCGCCGAAAGGCGCCGTGCTCGACCTGCGCAACAACCCGGGCGGCCTGCTCACCGCGGCCGTGGGCGTCAGCGACGACTTCCTCGACGCCGGCACCATCGTCACCACCCGCGGCCGCCTGCAGGACGCGAACATGAGCTTCAATGCGCATCCGGGCGACCAGCTCGGCGGCGCCCCGATGATCGTGCTGACCAACAACGGCACCGCCTCGGCCGCCGAGATCGTCTCCGGTGCGCTGAAGGACAACCGCCGCGCACTGGTCATGGGCCAGCGCACGTTCGGCAAGGGCGTGGTGCAGACCGTGCTGCCGCTGGATGCCGAGCATGCGGTGAAGATCACCACGGCGCGCTATTACACGCCGAACGGCACGTCGATCCAGGCCGAGGGCATCAAGCCCGACATCGCGCTGGCCGACCTCACCGTGAACCCGTCCGACCGCGGCCCGGTGCTGATCAGCTCGGAGGCCGACCTGCCGAACCACCTGGCCAACGAGAACGCCAAGGCCGCTACCGACATCAACGACGACGGCAGCGCCGCCGATGCCAAGCTGGCCACCAGCGACTACGCGCTGTCGCAGGCACTGAACGTGCTCAAGGGCATGGCGCTGCGCCAGCCTGCCGCCGTTCGGCGCTGA
- a CDS encoding NAD(P)/FAD-dependent oxidoreductase: protein MHAAADNASASLPHVVILGGGFGGMAAARRLDGASVRVTLLDRRNHHLFQPLLYQVATASLAAPSIAAPLRQILRRQRNLGVLLDEVTGIDLAAHRVQCAHGSLDYDFLVVATGATHAYFGHDEWERYAPGLKTLDDAFLIRRRVLLAFEHAERETDPARRQAWLNFVVVGGGSTGVELAGTLIELARHTLPREFRHSDPRRASVRLIEAGPRLLPAFDPTLSDKARGQLERLGVEVHTGVAVTGIDADGVKLGERRLPARTVLWAAGVAASPVGRLLGAALDRAGRVQVLPDLSLPGHPEVFVIGDLAGVVQANGKPVPGVAPAAKQMGRHVGAMIRACLQGSDERPPFRYRDDGSLATIGRMAAVAQFGKLKLSGFSAWSVWLLAHIYFLIGFRNRLVVMLDWAWAYWTHQRHARIVSGGDIPDDSPEPPPGSP, encoded by the coding sequence TTGCACGCCGCTGCCGACAACGCCAGCGCCAGCCTGCCGCATGTCGTGATCCTCGGCGGGGGCTTCGGCGGCATGGCGGCGGCACGGCGACTGGACGGCGCGTCCGTGCGGGTCACCCTGCTGGACCGGCGCAACCACCACCTGTTCCAGCCGTTGCTGTATCAGGTCGCCACCGCGAGTCTGGCGGCACCGTCGATCGCCGCACCGCTGCGGCAGATCCTGCGCCGCCAACGCAACCTCGGCGTGCTGCTGGACGAAGTGACCGGGATCGACCTGGCGGCGCACCGGGTGCAATGCGCACATGGTTCGCTGGATTACGATTTCCTGGTGGTCGCCACCGGCGCCACCCACGCCTATTTCGGGCACGACGAATGGGAACGCTACGCCCCGGGCCTGAAGACGCTGGACGACGCCTTCCTGATCCGCCGTCGCGTGCTGCTGGCGTTCGAGCACGCCGAACGCGAAACCGACCCCGCACGTCGTCAGGCCTGGCTCAACTTCGTCGTGGTCGGCGGCGGTTCCACCGGCGTCGAGCTGGCCGGCACGCTGATCGAACTGGCCCGCCATACGTTGCCGCGCGAGTTCCGCCACAGCGATCCGCGCCGCGCCTCGGTACGCCTGATCGAAGCCGGGCCGCGCCTGTTGCCCGCCTTCGATCCGACGTTGTCGGACAAGGCGCGCGGGCAACTCGAACGCCTCGGCGTGGAAGTGCACACGGGTGTCGCCGTTACCGGCATCGATGCGGACGGCGTCAAGCTGGGCGAGCGCCGGCTACCCGCGCGTACCGTGTTGTGGGCTGCCGGGGTGGCGGCCTCGCCGGTAGGGCGCCTGCTTGGCGCCGCGCTTGATCGTGCCGGCCGCGTGCAGGTGCTGCCCGACCTGAGCCTGCCCGGGCACCCGGAGGTCTTCGTCATCGGCGATCTCGCCGGGGTGGTCCAGGCCAACGGCAAGCCGGTGCCCGGCGTGGCGCCGGCCGCCAAGCAGATGGGCCGGCATGTCGGCGCGATGATCCGCGCATGCCTGCAAGGTAGCGATGAACGGCCGCCGTTCCGTTACCGTGACGACGGCTCGCTCGCCACGATCGGACGGATGGCGGCGGTGGCGCAATTCGGAAAACTGAAACTCTCCGGGTTCTCCGCCTGGTCCGTGTGGCTGCTGGCGCACATCTACTTCCTGATCGGTTTCCGCAACCGGCTGGTGGTGATGCTGGACTGGGCGTGGGCGTACTGGACGCACCAGCGGCACGCGCGCATCGTCAGCGGCGGCGACATACCGGACGACAGCCCTGAACCGCCACCCGGAAGCCCCTGA
- the rpoH gene encoding RNA polymerase sigma factor RpoH, whose protein sequence is MSQALVTANFPLPSVVGSLDAYISAVHRIPVLSSEEEQALSRDYLEEANLAAAKKLVLSHLRFVVHVARGYSGYGLQLADLIQEGNIGLMKAVKRFDPDQGVRLVSFAVHWIRAEMHEFILKNWRIVKVATTKAQRKLFFNLRKSKKRLGWMNAAEVSTVAKDLGVPEATVREMESRLSGRDIGFEAPVDADDDAKPAPAAFLIDDGADPYENVSDEDYADNQMQTLTDALGHLDPRSRDIIQRRWLDDSNKATLQDLADEYGVSAERIRQIEANAMKKMRGLFATA, encoded by the coding sequence ATGTCTCAAGCCTTGGTGACCGCCAACTTCCCGCTGCCGAGCGTCGTCGGCAGTCTGGATGCCTACATTTCCGCGGTCCATCGGATCCCGGTGCTGAGCTCTGAAGAAGAGCAGGCGCTGTCGCGCGACTACCTCGAAGAGGCCAACCTGGCCGCGGCGAAGAAGCTGGTGCTGTCGCACCTGCGCTTCGTGGTGCACGTGGCGCGTGGTTATTCGGGTTACGGCCTGCAGCTGGCCGACCTGATCCAGGAAGGCAACATCGGCCTGATGAAGGCGGTCAAGCGTTTCGACCCGGACCAGGGCGTGCGCCTGGTCAGCTTCGCGGTGCACTGGATCCGTGCCGAGATGCACGAGTTCATCCTGAAGAACTGGCGCATCGTGAAGGTCGCCACCACCAAGGCGCAGCGCAAGCTGTTCTTCAACCTGCGCAAGAGCAAGAAGCGCCTGGGCTGGATGAACGCGGCCGAGGTGAGCACGGTGGCGAAGGACCTGGGCGTGCCCGAGGCGACGGTGCGCGAGATGGAATCGCGCCTGTCCGGCCGCGACATCGGCTTCGAGGCTCCGGTCGATGCCGACGACGACGCCAAGCCGGCACCGGCGGCGTTCCTGATCGATGACGGCGCCGACCCGTACGAGAACGTGTCCGACGAGGATTACGCCGACAACCAGATGCAGACGCTGACCGATGCGCTGGGCCATCTGGACCCGCGTTCGCGCGACATCATCCAGCGTCGCTGGCTGGACGACAGCAACAAGGCCACGCTGCAGGACCTGGCCGACGAGTACGGCGTGTCCGCCGAACGCATCCGCCAGATCGAGGCGAATGCGATGAAGAAGATGCGCGGCCTGTTCGCCACGGCATGA
- the ung gene encoding uracil-DNA glycosylase, with translation MSDAAQIKLEPSWKARIGDYLLRPDMQALAAFLRAEKQAGKRIYPPGSEIFAAFDHTPFDAVRVVILGQDPYHGPGQAHGLCFSVRPGVRVPPSLENIFREIQRDLGIPRPDHGCLTPWADRGVLLLNSVLTVEEGRAGSHQGKGWEGFTDAAIDALNRERQGLVFLLWGSYAQRKGQLIDTRRHDVLSSVHPSPLSAHRGFLGCGHFSAANRYLEAHGQPPVDWSLPPKAALQSGFTPA, from the coding sequence ATGAGCGACGCGGCGCAGATCAAGCTGGAACCGTCGTGGAAGGCGCGCATCGGCGACTACCTGCTGCGCCCCGACATGCAGGCGCTGGCGGCGTTCCTGCGTGCGGAGAAGCAGGCCGGCAAACGGATCTACCCGCCCGGTTCGGAGATCTTCGCGGCGTTCGATCACACCCCGTTCGACGCGGTGCGGGTGGTGATCCTGGGCCAGGACCCGTACCACGGCCCCGGCCAAGCGCACGGTCTGTGCTTCTCGGTGCGTCCCGGCGTGCGGGTACCGCCGTCGCTGGAGAACATCTTCAGGGAGATCCAGCGCGACCTCGGCATCCCGCGGCCCGACCACGGCTGCCTCACGCCCTGGGCCGATCGCGGCGTGCTGCTGCTCAACAGCGTGCTGACGGTGGAAGAAGGTCGCGCCGGCTCGCACCAGGGCAAGGGTTGGGAGGGCTTCACCGATGCGGCGATCGATGCGCTCAACCGCGAGCGCCAAGGCCTGGTGTTCCTGCTGTGGGGTTCGTACGCCCAGCGCAAGGGCCAGCTCATCGATACCCGGCGGCATGACGTGCTGAGCTCGGTGCACCCGTCGCCGCTGTCGGCTCATCGCGGCTTCCTCGGCTGCGGCCACTTCTCCGCCGCCAACCGCTACCTGGAAGCCCACGGGCAGCCGCCGGTCGACTGGTCATTGCCGCCGAAAGCCGCATTGCAGAGCGGTTTCACGCCCGCTTGA
- a CDS encoding response regulator: MSTNISSRLLTDAPRVLVVDGSRVVRQLITRVLQAELPGVEVVGCGSGTEAQQMLGDGVFDFITIALRLPDMDGLELARFVRESAPQAYVPIVVVSGDVDDRLHRRSLGEHVTDYFDKALGFQALAEFIRGYVRPDAAAEGVVLYVEDSRVVALATRRMLEKIGLTVRHVVSVEDALALLETSKAQGEVGADVVLTDVSLKGELTGGDLLEHIRGAFGYGKGRLPVLVMTGDENPANQAALIRAGANDLVEKPVEERLLVTKLLFQLRVAKHVRGHTAEA, from the coding sequence ATGAGTACGAATATCAGCAGCCGTCTGCTGACCGACGCACCGCGGGTGCTGGTGGTCGACGGTTCGCGCGTGGTGCGCCAGTTGATCACCCGTGTGCTGCAGGCCGAGCTGCCGGGCGTCGAGGTAGTCGGCTGCGGCAGCGGCACCGAGGCGCAGCAGATGCTTGGCGATGGCGTGTTCGATTTCATCACCATCGCGCTGCGCCTGCCCGACATGGACGGGCTGGAGCTGGCGCGCTTCGTGCGCGAGTCGGCGCCGCAGGCCTACGTGCCGATCGTGGTGGTCTCCGGCGACGTGGATGACCGGCTGCACCGCCGCTCGCTGGGCGAACACGTCACCGACTATTTCGACAAGGCGCTGGGCTTCCAGGCGCTGGCCGAGTTCATCCGCGGCTACGTGCGGCCGGACGCCGCCGCCGAAGGCGTGGTGCTGTACGTCGAGGACAGCCGCGTGGTGGCGCTGGCGACCCGCCGCATGCTGGAGAAGATCGGCCTCACCGTACGCCACGTGGTCAGCGTGGAGGATGCGCTGGCCTTGCTGGAAACGTCGAAGGCGCAGGGCGAAGTGGGTGCCGACGTGGTGCTCACCGATGTCAGCCTGAAGGGCGAGCTCACCGGCGGCGACCTGCTCGAGCACATCCGCGGCGCGTTCGGCTACGGCAAGGGCCGGTTGCCCGTGCTGGTGATGACCGGCGACGAGAATCCGGCCAACCAGGCCGCGCTGATCAGGGCGGGCGCCAACGACCTGGTCGAGAAGCCGGTCGAGGAAAGACTGCTGGTCACCAAGCTGCTGTTCCAGCTGCGCGTGGCGAAGCACGTGCGCGGGCACACGGCCGAGGCATGA
- the ftsX gene encoding permease-like cell division protein FtsX — protein MNTVPETLHVPADAPQRNIHSRGNRFASWQEHHRWSAASSLRRLASRPFGSLLTIAVMGLALALPLAFYLLLGNVQQLGRALGQSQAISVFLQPGQTASQAQLLAQQLGDRPEVAAVVVKTPQQGMDELAQMQGFSGALQTLDDNPLPYVLQLQPRAGVSALALEQMVADVRTLRSVDLVQDSGSWRQRLDALLGVGNRVVLVLASLLALAALLVVGNTIRVDIASRSEEIGVLLLVGASGAFVRRPYLYAGIWYGLFSGILAALLAVLIELALATPVAQLSQAYDGKLQVGGLPPWLLLAVPLVAAALGWLGARLVSAWQLRKAI, from the coding sequence GTGAACACGGTGCCGGAAACCCTGCACGTGCCCGCGGATGCGCCGCAGCGCAATATCCACAGCCGCGGCAACCGCTTCGCCAGCTGGCAGGAGCATCACCGCTGGAGCGCGGCGTCCAGCCTGCGCCGGCTCGCCTCGCGTCCGTTCGGCAGTTTGCTCACCATCGCGGTGATGGGCTTGGCGCTGGCCTTGCCGCTGGCGTTCTACCTGTTGCTGGGCAATGTGCAGCAGCTCGGCCGTGCCTTGGGCCAGAGCCAGGCGATCAGCGTGTTCCTGCAGCCGGGCCAGACCGCGTCGCAGGCACAACTGCTCGCCCAGCAACTGGGCGACCGCCCCGAGGTGGCCGCGGTGGTGGTGAAGACGCCGCAGCAGGGCATGGACGAACTGGCGCAGATGCAGGGCTTTTCCGGCGCCCTGCAGACGCTGGACGACAACCCGCTGCCGTACGTGCTGCAGTTGCAGCCGCGTGCGGGAGTGAGTGCGCTCGCGCTGGAGCAGATGGTGGCCGACGTGCGTACGCTGCGCAGCGTCGACTTGGTGCAGGACAGCGGCAGCTGGCGGCAGCGGCTGGACGCCTTGCTCGGCGTGGGCAATCGCGTGGTGCTGGTGCTGGCTTCGCTGTTGGCGCTGGCGGCGCTGCTGGTGGTCGGCAATACGATCCGGGTGGACATCGCCAGCCGCAGCGAGGAGATCGGCGTGCTGCTGCTGGTCGGCGCCAGCGGCGCGTTCGTGCGCCGGCCTTACCTGTACGCCGGAATCTGGTATGGCCTGTTCAGCGGCATCCTGGCCGCGTTGCTGGCGGTGCTGATCGAGCTGGCGCTGGCCACGCCGGTGGCGCAGTTGAGCCAGGCTTATGATGGCAAGCTGCAGGTCGGCGGCTTGCCGCCATGGCTGTTGCTGGCCGTGCCGCTGGTCGCCGCGGCGCTGGGTTGGCTCGGCGCGCGACTGGTCAGCGCGTGGCAATTGCGCAAGGCGATATGA